A DNA window from Camelina sativa cultivar DH55 chromosome 17, Cs, whole genome shotgun sequence contains the following coding sequences:
- the LOC104755882 gene encoding arogenate dehydrogenase 2, chloroplastic-like: MLLQFSPTKPLFSPPNLRRNSPAFLISPPRSLRIRAIDAAQIFDYETQLKSEYRKSSALKIAVLGFGNFGQFLSKTLVRHGHDLITHSRSDYSDAASSIGARFFNNPHDLCEQHPDVVLLCTSILSTESVLKSFPFQRLRRSTLFVDVLSVKEFPRALFLKYLPKEFDILCTHPMFGPESGKHSWSNLPFVYDKVRIEDEASRHERCDKFLRVFENEGCKMVEMSCEKHDYYAAGSQFVTHTMGRVLEKYGVESSPINTKGYETLLDLVENTSSDSFELFYGLFMYNPNALEQLERLDMAFESVKKELFGRLHQQYRKQMFGGEIQSPKKTEQKLLNDGNVVPIKDVTSSSSSS, from the coding sequence ATGTTACTCCAATTCTCTCCGACGAAACCCCTCTTTTCTCCACCCAATCTCCGCCGCAATTCACCAGCATTCCTCATTTCTCCGCCGAGATCCTTACGAATCCGAGCCATCGACGCCGCTCAGATCTTCGATTACGAAACCCAACTCAAATCCGAGTACCGTAAATCCTCCGCTCTCAAAATCGCCGTCTTGGGTTTCGGCAATTTCGGCCAATTCCTCTCGAAAACCCTAGTTCGACACGGTCACGACCTAATCACTCACTCTCGCTCCGATTACTCTGACGCTGCTTCCTCAATCGGAGCTCGTTTCTTCAACAACCCTCACGACCTCTGCGAACAACACCCCGACGTTGTACTCCTCTGTACCTCAATCCTCTCAACAGAATCAGTCCTCAAGTCTTTCCCTTTCCAACGTCTCCGTCGTAGCACGCTCTTCGTCGATGTTCTCTCCGTGAAAGAGTTCCCAAGAGCGCTCTTCCTCAAATACCTTCCCAAGGAGTTCGACATTCTCTGTACTCACCCAATGTTTGGACCCGAGAGTGGTAAGCATTCATGGTCTAACTTGCCTTTTGTTTACGATAAGGTGAGAATCGAAGACGAAGCTTCAAGACACGAGAGGTGTGACAAGTTTCTAAGAGTATTTGAGAATGAAGGTTGTAAGATGGTTGAGATGAGTTGTGAGAAGCATGACTATTACGCAGCTGGATCACAGTTTGTGACGCATACTATGGGAAGGGTTTTGGAGAAATACGGAGTTGAGTCTTCGCCGATCAATACTAAAGGGTATGAGACGTTGCTGGATTTGGTGGAGAACACATCGAGTGACAGCTTTGAGCTTTTCTATGGTTTGTTTATGTATAACCCGAATGCTCTTGAACAGTTGGAGAGATTAGATATGGCGTTTGAATCCGTTAAGAAGGAGCTGTTTGGGAGATTGCATCAGCAGTACAGGAAGCAAATGTTTGGTGGGGAGATTCAATCCCCtaagaaaacagagcagaaaTTGCTCAACGATGGTAATGTTGTTCCCATCAAAGatgtaacatcatcatcatcatcttcttaa
- the LOC104755883 gene encoding uncharacterized protein LOC104755883 — protein FDRCFCDSRTEVMEKWVAEFFLRRQQNPRVYASPLLSALKPVDSDDCVKLKITSVLRDISNSLIRGTVDEGMLDLLEILEKLMLQERSVIMGSLKSAYCWTAVECTHRFMWPVTASDGFFGDALERIWKKRIGMLKERESDLVSHELLKWESDLNEAFEEPEIYRKIRESNVRYNAISHLTQLVKEQWALLGCSSLESEARKRLLKRKDSPNASRKRGNGYGRAGETTDKSNGENANDVEEVGGLEKHDGAVKVNEQEQEHEPSLNKGEIAVARELKDFLLEIQRLIDSSTRQEQEPDDAMEQSNDVTPQNDEANRTEAEDSEGSSSSRRVRPHLPTPEPLNVSPLKKVRLERPRPRRPMKFWTPEEVAALREGVKEFGKSWKDVKNSNPVVLADRSEVDLKDKWRNLFGR, from the coding sequence TTTGATCGCTGTTTTTGTGATTCAAGAACGGAAGTGATGGAGAAGTGGGTAGCCGAGTTTTTCCTCCGTCGGCAACAAAATCCTAGGGTTTACGCTTCACCTCTGTTATCAGCTCTGAAACCGGTAGATTCCGACGACTGTGTAAAGCTCAAGATAACTTCCGTTTTGCGGGACATCTCCAATTCCTTGATTCGAGGTACGGTCGACGAAGGAATGCTTGATCTCCTCGAGATTTTGGAGAAGCTTATGTTGCAGGAACGTTCTGTAATCATGGGGTCTCTCAAATCTGCGTATTGCTGGACGGCTGTGGAATGCACGCATAGGTTTATGTGGCCAGTGACTGCTTCAGATGGCTTCTTTGGCGATGCCCTTGAGAGGATTTGGAAGAAGCGGATTGGGATGTTGAAGGAGAGGGAGAGCGATTTGGTGAGTCACGAGTTGTTGAAATGGGAGAGTGATCTAAACGAGGCGTTTGAGGAACCTGAGATTTACAGGAAGATTCGTGAGAGTAACGTCAGGTACAATGCCATCTCTCATCTCACTCAGCTTGTTAAAGAGCAGTGGGCACTACTTGGGTGTTCCTCTCTTGAATCAGAAGCTCGAAAGAGGTTGCTTAAGCGTAAGGATTCACCTAATGCTTCCCGGAAAAGAGGTAATGGCTATGGTAGAGCAGGTGAGACCACTGATAAAAGCAATGGAGAGAATGCTAATGATGTTGAAGAAGTGGGAGGTTTGGAGAAACATGATGGGGCTGTTAAGGTGAATGAACAAGAACAGGAACATGAGCCAAGTCTTAATAAGGGGGAGATAGCAGTTGCTCGAGAGCTTAAGGATTTTTTGCTGGAGATTCAAAGACTTATAGACTCTTCTACTAGGCAAGAGCAAGAACCTGACGATGCAATGGAGCAGTCAAATGATGTCACTCCTCAGAATGATGAGGCAAATAGGACTGAAGCAGAAGATAGTGAGGGATCATCATCGTCTAGAAGAGTCCGGCCTCATTTACCAACCCCGGAACCTCTGAATGTATCACCGTTGAAGAAAGTAAGATTGGAAAGACCGCGTCCCAGAAGGCCAATGAAATTCTGGACTCCTGAAGAAGTGGCAGCTCTGAGGGAAGGAGTGAAAGAGTTTGGAAAATCATGGAAAGATGTCAAGAATTCAAACCCTGTTGTTTTAGCTGATAGGAGTGAGGTGGATTTGAAGGATAAATGGAGGAATTTATTTGGTCGGTAG
- the LOC104755885 gene encoding COBW domain-containing protein 1-like: protein MATLLRLDIATTTPLAFTVPRANTSFKYRFASSASRRVATVSLRTNPSPFYPAALYSNSRRRFHSAVASDSSLALLDTEDSFDLVADDNLPDNRIPATIITGFLGSGKTTLLNHILTGDHGKRIAVIENEFGEVDIDGSLVAAKTAGAEDIMMLNNGCLCCTVRGDLVRMISELVQEKKGRFDHIVIETTGLANPAPIIQTFYAEDDIFNDVKLDGVVTLVDAKHARLHLDEVKPEGYVNEAVEQIAYADRIIVNKTDLVGEPELASLMQRIKTINSMAHLKRTKYGKVDLDYVLGIGGFDLERIESSVNEEVKENHEGHDDHHHDHDHGHDCHDHHNEHDHEHEHNHSHDHTHDPGVASVSLVCEGDLDLEKANMWLGALLYQRSEDIYRMKGILSVEDMDERFVFQGVHEIFEGSPDRLWRKDEKRTNKIVFIGKNLNREELEMGFRGCLV from the exons ATGGCGACGCTGTTAAGACTCGACATAGCCACCACCACTCCACTTGCTTTCACCGTTCCCCGAGCCAATACCTCTTTCAAATATCGGTTCGCTTCTTCTGCTAGTCGCAGGGTAGCCACAGTTTCCCTCAGAACCAACCCTTCGCCGTTTTATCCCGCGGCGCTTTACTCTAACAGCCGTCGGAGATTCCACTCCGCCGTTGCCTCTGATTCCTCCCTCGCGCTTTTGGATACCGAAGATTCCTTCGATCTTGTCGCTGATGATAATTTACCCGACAATCGAATTCCGGCAACGATTATCACCGGGTTCCTGGGTTCTGGTAAG ACGACATTGCTAAACCATATATTGACGGGAGATCACGGGAAGCGCATAGCTGTGATTGAAAACGAG TTTGGTGAAGTGGACATTGATGGATCGCTTGTGGCAGCTAAAACTGCTGGAGCAGAGGATATAATGATGCTTAACAATGGCTGTCTCTGTTGTACTGTTAGGGGTGATCTTGTGAGGATGATTTCCGAATTGGTTCAGGAGAAGAAAGGAAGATTCGACCATATTGTAATTGAGACTACAG GATTGGCGAATCCAGCCCCAATTATCCAAACTTTTTACGCTGAGGATGATATTTTCAATGATGTCAAACTGGATGGAGTTGTCACTCTTGTTGATGCTAAACATGCTCGTTTGCATCTTGATGAAGTTAAACCCGAAGGCTATGTCAATGAGGCGGTTGAACAAATTGCTTACGCTGATCGTATCATAGTTAACAAG ACTGATCTTGTTGGTGAGCCAGAACTAGCTTCACTGATGCAGCGGATAAAG ACTATAAACAGCATGGCTCACTTGAAACGGACAAAATATGGGAAGGTTGACTTGGATTATGTTCTTGGAATTGGAGGGTTTGATCTAGAAAG AATCGAGAGCTCTGTGAATGAAGAAGTGAAGGAAAATCACGAGGGACATGATGATCATCaccatgaccatgaccatgGTCATGACTGCCATGATCACCACAATGAGCATGATCATGAACACG AGCATAACCATTCTCATGATCACACCCATGACCCTGGTGTTGCTTCAGTCAGTTTAGTTTGCGAAGGAGACTTAGACCTTGAGAAG GCTAACATGTGGCTTGGGGCGCTATTGTACCAACGTAGTGAGGATATCTACAGAATGAAAGGTATCCTCTCCGTCGAAGACATGGACGAAAGATTCGTGTTTCAG GGAGTTCATGAAATATTCGAAGGATCACCAGACCGGCTATGgagaaaagatgaaaaaagaaCCAACAAGATCGTTTTCATTGGCAAGAATTTGAACCGAGAGGAGTTAGAGATGGGGTTCAGAGGTTGCTTGGTTTGA